A genomic window from Pyricularia oryzae 70-15 chromosome 7, whole genome shotgun sequence includes:
- a CDS encoding FAD binding domain-containing protein — protein sequence MAPTMFRKLGVLATVFLDLSQVVSASSVSGSAIKREAPLFEWEAVHLGRSRLDALEATDKAKRASGSGDCKVYPGDVDYPSQEAWDQLDSITGGALIKTVPLAAACDPEWPQYDPVECQRIGDAWMNPNLHVSHPTSPIWPLYQGLTCLPTERSIGNDNCTLGGYASYSVNVSSVEHIQLAMKFARDTNVRFVIKNTGHDFAAKSMGAGALSIWTHNLDDIVFIKDYDYGDYQGPAFKLGAGVMVYQIYEAAEKEGVSVVGGLCWTVGVAGGYTAGGGHSMLTSMYGMGADQVLSMEVVLPNGTFTTASQTQNPELFWALRGGGGGTFGVVTSIIVVAHPKLTTTTMTLALSTGPDLPRDTFWAGIKAFMSHYVTLADAGTMSYFFMTKDPTTAVTSFILQPLWGANHTRAQLEALVEPWLADLADLNITATPNITEFPSVHTAWVANFPLDEVARPDGHAGSRLLPRANFADADKLDATAAAVRHAVESGAFLVGYNIKVGGASVAGPNAVNPAYRAAYGFFILGTSWAGEGDEFWEANARASEVLTTDWVQGLRDASPGSGAYLSESDINEPDWQDSFWGENYGRLLKLKKELDPDGLFYVPQGVGSEEWTVTGQREWVPTQNGRLCRV from the exons ATGGCTCCCACTATGTTCAGAAAGCTTGGTGTCCTTGCTACCGTCTTCTTAGACCTGAGTCAAG TCGTCTCGGCGAGTTCAGTATCTGGTTCTGCGATCAAGCGAGAAGCGCCGCTCTTTGAATGGGAGGCTGTCCACCTTGGACGATCGAGGCTCGACGCTCTCGAAGCCACCGACAAGGCCAAGCGTGCAAGTGGCTCGGGGGACTGCAAAGTCTATCCGGGAGATGTCGATTATCCAAGCCAGGAGGCTTGGGATCAGTTAGACTCCATTACGGGTGGTGCTTTGATCAAGACTGTACCCCTGGCTGCCGCTTGCGATCCTGAATGGCCGCAGTATGACCCAGTCGAGTGCCAAAGGATTGGGGACGCGTGGATGAATCCCAACCTACA CGTCTCACATCCAACCTCGCCCATCTGGCCACTCTACCAAGGCCTCACCTGCCTACCGACTGAACGCAGCATCGGGAATGACAATTGCACCCTCGGCGGGTATGCCTCATACTCGgtcaacgtcagcagcgtGGAGCACATTCAGCTGGCTATGAAATTTGCGCGCGACACCAACGTGCGTTTCGTGATCAAGAACACGGGGCACGACTTTGCTGCAAAGTCTATGGGGGCGGGTGCCTTGTCCATCTGGACGCACAACCTGGATGATATTGTTTTTATCAAGGACTACGACTATGGTGATTATCAGGGGCCGGCCTTCAAGCTCGGTGCTGGCGTCATGGTGTACCAGATCTACGAAGCAGCCGAGAAGGAGGGGGTTTCGGTAGTTGGTGGGCTGTGCTGG ACCGTCGGAGTCGCAGGTGGCTACACCGCTGGAGGTGGACACTCCATGTTGACCAGCATGTACGGGATGGGAGCAGACCAGGTGCTCTCCATGGAGGTGGTCCTACCCAACGGCACATTCACCACCGCCAGCCAGACCCAAAATCCCGAGCTTTTCTGGGCCCtccgtggtggcggcggaggtACCTTTGGCGTGGTGACATCCATCATTGTCGTCGCCCATCCAAAACTGACCACGACCACAATGACCCTTGCCCTCTCCACCGGCCCAGATCTCCCACGCGACACCTTTTGGGCCGGCATCAAAGCCTTCATGTCACACTATGTCACCTTGGCCGACGCAGGAACCATGAGCTACTTCTTCATGACCAAAGACCCAACCACCGCCGTCACCTCCTTCATCCTCCAACCCCTCTGGGGCGCCAACCACACCCGCGCCCAGCTCGAAGCCCTCGTCGAGCCGTGGCTCGCCGACCTCGCCGACCTCAACATCACCGCGACGCCCAACATCACCGAGTTCCCCAGCGTCCACACGGCCTGGGTGGCAAACTTCCCGCTCGACGAAGTCGCCCGCCCCGACGGCCACGCCGGGTCGCGGCTCCTCCCGCGCGCCAACTTTGCCGACGCGGACAAGCTCGACGCcaccgcggcggcggtgcggcACGCCGTCGAGTCGGGCGCCTTTTTGGTCGGCTACAACATCAAGGTCGGCGGCGCGTCCGTCGCCGGCCCCAACGCCGTCAACCCGGCCTACCGCGCCGCGTACGGCTTTTTTATTCTGGGAACCAGCTGGGCGGGCGAGGGGGACGAGTTCTGGGAGGCCAACGCCCGCGCCAGCGAGGTGCTCACGACGGATTGGGTTCAGGGTCTGAGGGACGCCAGTCCCGGGTCCGGGGCGTATCTCAGCGAGAGCGACATCAACGAGCCGGACTGGCAGGATTCGTTTTGGGGTGAGAATTATGGGAGGCTGCTGAAGCTGAAGAAGGAGCTGGATCCGGATGGGCTGTTCTACGTCCCGCAGGGCGTTGGATCCGAGGAGTGGACTGTCACGGGCCAGAGGGAGTGGGTTCCTACGCAGAACGGGAGGCTTTGTCGAGTgtga
- a CDS encoding interferon-induced GTP-binding protein Mx has translation MAHQSNTDLQSKEHRVLFDIIDKLRSHGIGQVVDLPEIIVCGDQSAGKSSVLEAISGHPFPTRDGLCTRFVTELVLRWDHVDKFKVSIKPGPERTAEDAARLREFCDTLAPNTPLDEVIEAAKDETGLGTSKRFSTDVLRVEISGPDQAHLTMVDLPGLFRAGSSQQSVEDVKTVGNMVRKAMSRPRSVILAVVSASNEFNNQEVTELARKMDPQRVRTLGLITKPDKLEEGSESERNYLNLVRNQDVVLELGWHVLRNQGHRELNSKNGVPSRDEVEREFFSQGAWRSVDSSSLGVAALRKRLSAVLWKQIMHHLPSLREDMEERIRECEETLFKLGESRDTVPKQRRYLLGVSQRFCQLMTAAMEGNYSGAFFGDAYSDEGYSKRIRAVVQTSLRDFRDTMIRDGKTEDVVECAVPSVEGDSQPAKSRSTPRPDYIERVIELMDRSKGRELPGTFNPIIVQDLFKEQCQPWKTIVRDTTDSVVAAVTTTAMSILDHVALPKTVDGISAIVNQGIASLRTKLEVKVAELLAPHYEGHPITYNHYLTDMVQKAQAQRRRKNLERFVASNSKLSQMRGGYRENFSFVELVELLSKMETIEPDMEQQASGLAVDYSEAYYKVALKRIIDEVSDLAVERQLIHFLPSLFTPEMVYDLSDEDVTALASEDEQAAAERVRCSELLSALHASMVELKRLDGHRTAAYKVLNSPLAESFSDPPSPDEYSQSENSEPREDW, from the exons ATGGCACATCAATCCAACACTGACCTCCAGTCCAAAGAGCATCGGGTGCTCTTTGACATCATTGACAAGCTCCGCTCCCACGGCATCGGACAAGTGGTCGACCTTCCCGAGATCATCGTCTGTGGAGACCAATCGGCCGGCAAGAGCTCGGTGCTCGAGGCTATTTCGGGCCACCCATTTCCCACCAGGGATGGCCTTTGCACCCGATTCGTGACCGAGCTGGTCCTCCGCTGGGATCACGTCGACAAGTTCAAGGTATCCATCAAGCCCGGCCCTGAGCGCACCGCCGAAGATGCCGCCAGACTGCGAGAATTTTGCGACACTCTTGCACCCAACACTCCTCTGGATGAGGTTATCGAGGCTGCCAAGGATGAAACGGGCCTCGGTACTTCCAAGCGATTTAGCACGGACGTACTCCGCGTCGAGATCAGCGGCCCAGACCAAGCACATTTGACTATGGTTGACCTTCCTGGCCTGTTCCGGGCTGGTAGCTCCCAGCAGTCGGTCGAGGACGTTAAGACAGTTGGGAACATGGTGCGCAAAGCAATGTCGCGACCCCGTAGCGTCATACTCGCTGTTGTTTCAGCAAGCAACGAGTTCAACAACCAGGAAGTGACGGAGTTGGCGCGGAAGATGGACCCCCAAAGAGTTCGTACCCTCGGGCTCATCACCAAGCCTGACAAGCTCGAGGAGGGCTCGGAATCGGAAAGAAACTACTTAAACCTTGTACGCAACCAAGACGTCGTCCTTGAGCTCGGCTGGCACGTCCTTCGGAACCAGGGTCACCGTGAGCTGAACTCGAAGAATGGCGTGCCCTCTCGTGACGAAGTGGAAAGGGAATTCTTTTCCCAGGGCGCCTGGCGGAGTGTTGATTCGTCGAGCCTTGGGGTGGCCGCCCTTCGCAAACGTCTCAGTGCCGTCTTGTGGAAGCAAATCATGCACCACCTCCCGAGTCTCCGCGAGGACATGGAAGAGCGCATCCGCGAGTGCGAAGAGACCCTCTTCAAGCTGGGGGAGTCGCGTGATACAGTACCCAAGCAGCGCAGGTACCTTCTCGGGGTAAGTCAGAGATTCTGTCAGCTCATGACTGCCGCCATGGAGGGAAACTACAGCGGTGCCTTCTTTGGGGACGCCTATTCGGATGAGGGCTACTCAAAGCGCATCAGGGCCGTGGTGCAGACCTCACTGCGGGACTTTAGGGATACTATGATCCGCGACGGAAAGACCGAAGATGTCGTGGAATGTGCAGTGCCAAGCGTAGAGGGAGATTCACAGCCTGCAAAATCGAGGTCGACCCCACGGCCCGACTACATCGAGCGCGTGATCGAACTAATGGATCGGAGCAAGGGTCGCGAGCTTCCAGGGACCTTCAACCCCATCATTGTGCAAGACCTTTTCAAGGAGCAGTGCCAGCCCTGGAAGACGATTGTGAGGGATACAACCGACTCGGTGGTCGCTGCCGTGACAACGACGGCCATGTCTATCCTTGACCACGTTGCCCTGCCAAAAACCGTCGACGGGATTTCGGCCATCGTCAACCAGGGCATAGCCTCGCTGAGAACAAAACTTGAGGTCAAGGTTGCAGAGCTCCTGGCACCGCACTACGAAGGCCATCCGATTACCTATAACCACTACCTGACGGATATGGTGCAAAAAGCCCAGGCCCAGCGTCGACGCAAGAACTTGGAAAGATTTGTCGCTTCCAACTCAAAGTTGTCACAGATGAGAGGAGGTTACCGTGAAAACTTTTCGTTTGTCGAGCTTGTGGAGCTCCTTTCGAAAATGGAAACCATTGAGCCCGACATGGAGCAGCAAGCCAGTGGGCTCGCGGTCGACTACTCTGAAGCATACTACAAG GTCGCCCTAAAGAGGATCATCGATGAAGTCAGTGACCTCGCTGTCGAGCGCCAGCTCATCCATTTCCTACCCTCACTCTTCACCCCGGAAATGGTCTACGATCTAAGCGACGAAGACGTGACTGCACTGGCTTCCGAGGACGAGCAGGCAGCTGCGGAGAGGGTCCGATGCAGCGAACTACTTTCTGCCCTTCATGCAAGTATGGTGGAGCTGAAGCGGCTCGATGGTCACCGGACCGCTGCTTACAAAGTTCTAAATTCCC CACTCGCAGAATCCTTCTCAGACCCTCCATCTCCTGACGAGTACTCGCAGTCGGAAAACTCAGAGCCGAGGGAAGATTGGTAG
- a CDS encoding UVI-1: MQFSITKLAVAALAVGSNVVQAALTPAQIISNIQMLTAKSQAIQAPAQSITILNGPLIVIGQGPFPQIIAGFTDIISTTTTAIAQMQGTNPVPAGADADAIFNAFREFVRVHQALLNILIGKAGLFNTVPIIGQPVAAVLRQLESVVDTIAFGLIDLVQSRASDLTTQANQLGGTIEVCIQSYEGLGVTKRELSNSAKFRAALRV, encoded by the exons ATGCAGTTCTCCATCACCAAGCTCGCAGTCGCCGCTCTGGCCGTTGGTTCCAACGTCGTCCAGGCCGCCCTCACCCCGGCCCAGATCATCTCAAACATTCAGATGCTCACCGCCAAGTCGCAGGCCATCCAGGCTCCCGCCCAGTCCATCACCATCCTCAACGGGCCTctcatcgtcatcggccAGGGTCCTTTCCCGCAAATCATTGCTGGCTTCACCGACATCATCTCCACCACCACTACCGCCATTGCACAGATGCAGGGCACCAATCCCGTCCCCGCCGGCGCCGATGCCGATGCCATCTTCAATGCATTCCGCGAGTTTGTCCGCGTGCACCAGGCCCTGCTCAACATCCTGATCGGCAAGGCTGGCCTTTTCAACACCGTGCCCATCATTGGACAGCCTGTGGCTGCTGTCCTTCGCCAGCTTGAGAGCGTTGTCGAC ACTATTGCCTTTGGCCTCATCGACCTCGTCCAGAGCCGCGCCTCGGACCTCACGACCCAGGCCAACCAGCTCGGCGGCACCATCGAAGTCTGCATCCAGTCGTACGAGGGCCTTGGTGTCACCAAGCGCGAGCTGAGCAACAGCGCCAAGTTCCGCGCCGCCCTCCGTGTCTAG